A region of the Geomonas subterranea genome:
ACCTGGGGCTTTGGGACGACTTCAAGGACGCCATCACCTCGCTTGGCAACGATTTCCAGCAGATCATCAACGAGGAGCAGGATGCGGGGCTCGGCAACGGCGGTCTCGGGAGGCTCGCGGCCTGCTTCCTCGACTCCATGGCAACCATGTCCATCCCCGCCTACGGCTACGGCATCCGCTACGAGTACGGCATCTTCAGGCAGCACATCATCGACGGAGCCCAGGTGGAGATACCGGACAACTGGCTGCGCTACCGCAACCCCTGGGAGCTCGACCGGCAGGAACACCTGCACACGGTGAAGTTCTACGGCCGCGTCATTTCCACCTTCGACAAGAACGGCAAACTCGTGCGCGAGTGGGTCGACACCGACGACGTCATGGCCATGGCCTACGACACCCCCATCCCCGGCTACGAGACCAACAGCGTCAACACGCTCCGCCTTTGGAGCGCCAAGTCCAGCCGCGAGTTCGACCTGAAGTTCTTCAACGAGGGGAACTACATCCGCGCGGTGGAAAAAAAGATGCAGTCGGAGACCATCTCCAAGGTGCTCTACCCTGCCGACAACGTGGTGGAGGGAAAAGAGCTCCGCTTCAAGCAGGAGTACTTCCTCGCCTCGGCCACCGTCCACGACGTGATCTACCGCTTCAAGAAGAAGCACCAGGCCATGCGTCTGTTGCCCGAAAAGGTCGCCATCCAGTTGAACGACACCCACCCCACCCTCGCCATCCCCGAACTGATGCGCGTCCTCATGGACGTGGAGGGGGTCGAGTGGGAGGACGCCTGGGACATCACCAAGAAGACCTTCGCCTACACCAACCACACCATCCTCCCCGAGGCGCTGGAACAGTGGCCGGTCTGGTTCTTCGAGCAGATCCTCCCCAGGCACCTGCAGATCGTCTACGAGATCAACGAGCGCTTCCTGAAGGAGATCAGGGAGCGCTTCCCCGACGAGCCGGAGCGCCTGGCCCGGATGTCCATAGTGGAAGAGCACTGGGAAAGAAAGATCCGCATGGCGCACCTGGCCATCGTCGGGAGCCACTCGGTGAACGGGGTCGCCGCGCTGCACACCGAGATCCTGAAGAACGAGCTGTTCCGCGACTTCTACGAGATGTACCCGGAACGCTTCAACAACAAGACCAACGGCATCACCCAGAGGCGCTGGCTCAAGATGTCCAACCCCGCCCTTTCCGGGCTGATCGACGAGTACATCGGCGGGGGGTGGACCCGGAACCTCTACGAGCTGGAAAAGCTGCGCGCCATCGCGGCCGACCCCGAGTTCGTCGGGCGCTGGCGGCAGGTGAAACGGAGCAACAAGGAGTCGCTGTGCCGCTACATAATGCAGCACAACGAACTCGACGTCGACCCGGACTCGCTCTTCGACGTGCAGGTGAAACGGCTGCACGAGTACAAGCGGCAGCTTCTGAACGTCCTGCACATCATCACGCTCTTCAACCGCATCAAGGACAACCCCGCAGCCGAGGTGGTGCCGCGGACCTTCATCTTCGCCGGCAAGGCGGCACCCGCCTATGCCGCGGCGAAGCTGATCATCCGGCTCGTAAACGCGGTGGCCGCCGTGGTGAACCACGACCCCGAGGTCGCGGGAAGGATCAAGGTGGTCTTCCTGGCCAACTACGGCGTGTCGCTGGCGGAGAAGATCTTCCCCGCCTCCGACCTCTCCGAACAGATCTCCACCGCCGGCACCGAGGCCTCGGGAACCGGCAACATGAAGTTCGCCTTGAACGGCGCCCTCACCATCGGCACTCTCGACGGCGCCAACATCGAGATCATGGAAGAGGTGGGCCGGGACAACATCTTCATCTTCGGCATGACCGCGGCCGAGGTGTCGCAGCTGCGCGTGCGCGGCTACAACCCGCGGGAATACTACAACGGCAACCGGGAACTCAAGCGGGTTCTGGACATGGTCTCGTCCGGCTTCTTCTCACCCTGGGCTCCCGAACTATTCACCCCGCTCACCGACTCGCTCCTCAATCTCGGGGACAGCTACATGCTCCTGGCCGACTACGCCTCCTACGTAGCCTGCCAGGAACAGGTCGCCGAATTGTTCAAGCACCCCGACGAGTGGGCCCGGCGCGCGATACTCAACTGCGCCGGCATGGGCAAGTTCTCCAGCGACAGGACCATAGACCAGTACGCCCGCGAGATCTGGGGCATAAAACCTGTCGACATCCTCCCGGGAGCCGTGGAACTACAGAGGCATTGATTGGATCTTTTCAACGGAACTGACGAACGATTCGCGCCGCTAGCCGAACGCATGCGGCCCCGCACCATCTCCGAATACCTGGGACAGGGGCACCTTCTGGGTGAAGGGAAGCTCCTGAGAAGCCTGATCGAAACCGACCGGGTCACCTCCCTCATCTTCTGGGGCCCTCCGGGCTCCGGCAAGACCACCCTGGCCCGCATCATCGCGGGCGCCACGAAGAGCCACTTCATCTTCTTCTCGGCGATCATGAGCGGCATCAAGGAGATCCGCGAGGTGGTCAAGGAGGCCGAGGACATCCTGAAATTCCAGGGGAAGCGGACCATCCTCTTCGTGGACGAGATCCACCGCTTCAACAAGAGCCAGCAGGACGCCTTCCTCCCCTACGTCGAGCGCGGCACCTTCACCATGATCGGCGCCACCACGGAGAACCCCTCCTTCGAGGTGATCGCCCCGCTTTTGTCGCGCTGCAAGGTGCTGGTCCTGAACCCGCTCTCCGACGAGGACATCAGGGAGATCCTGGCCAACGCCCTCGCGGACCGGGAACGGGGGCTCGGGGAGTTCGAACTGGCCGCCTCCGGGGACGCGCTCGATTTCATGGCCGAGCAGGCGGGGGGGGACGCGCGTATCGCGCTCAACACGCTGGAGACGGCGGCGCGCCTTTGCCGTGACGGGGAGATTTCACTGGAGCTC
Encoded here:
- a CDS encoding glycogen/starch/alpha-glucan phosphorylase, with translation MTEEQIGMNEELDKQMLIIKSFLEHLEYTLGKDKYSATAYDRFNALAYAVRDHLVERWLDTQQAYYNSDNKRVYYISMEFLMGRTLANSLINLGLWDDFKDAITSLGNDFQQIINEEQDAGLGNGGLGRLAACFLDSMATMSIPAYGYGIRYEYGIFRQHIIDGAQVEIPDNWLRYRNPWELDRQEHLHTVKFYGRVISTFDKNGKLVREWVDTDDVMAMAYDTPIPGYETNSVNTLRLWSAKSSREFDLKFFNEGNYIRAVEKKMQSETISKVLYPADNVVEGKELRFKQEYFLASATVHDVIYRFKKKHQAMRLLPEKVAIQLNDTHPTLAIPELMRVLMDVEGVEWEDAWDITKKTFAYTNHTILPEALEQWPVWFFEQILPRHLQIVYEINERFLKEIRERFPDEPERLARMSIVEEHWERKIRMAHLAIVGSHSVNGVAALHTEILKNELFRDFYEMYPERFNNKTNGITQRRWLKMSNPALSGLIDEYIGGGWTRNLYELEKLRAIAADPEFVGRWRQVKRSNKESLCRYIMQHNELDVDPDSLFDVQVKRLHEYKRQLLNVLHIITLFNRIKDNPAAEVVPRTFIFAGKAAPAYAAAKLIIRLVNAVAAVVNHDPEVAGRIKVVFLANYGVSLAEKIFPASDLSEQISTAGTEASGTGNMKFALNGALTIGTLDGANIEIMEEVGRDNIFIFGMTAAEVSQLRVRGYNPREYYNGNRELKRVLDMVSSGFFSPWAPELFTPLTDSLLNLGDSYMLLADYASYVACQEQVAELFKHPDEWARRAILNCAGMGKFSSDRTIDQYAREIWGIKPVDILPGAVELQRH
- a CDS encoding replication-associated recombination protein A, giving the protein MRPRTISEYLGQGHLLGEGKLLRSLIETDRVTSLIFWGPPGSGKTTLARIIAGATKSHFIFFSAIMSGIKEIREVVKEAEDILKFQGKRTILFVDEIHRFNKSQQDAFLPYVERGTFTMIGATTENPSFEVIAPLLSRCKVLVLNPLSDEDIREILANALADRERGLGEFELAASGDALDFMAEQAGGDARIALNTLETAARLCRDGEISLELAREATQKKPLLYDKGGEEHYNVISAFIKSMRGSDPDAALYWLARMIEAGEDPIFILRRMVVFASEDVGNADPRGLQMAVSALEAFRLVGMPEGRIILGQAVTYLATAPKSNASYMGINEALAEVRKSGGLPVPMQIRNAPTKLMKGLGYGKGYLYPHDHRNGIVAQGYLPEQLSGRRFYTPKESGYEKSIRERMEWIRGQREKANDPER